The Desulfosporosinus acidiphilus SJ4 genome has a window encoding:
- a CDS encoding GntR family transcriptional regulator → MPFNLNPDSRIPIYIQLKEAIKLAIATGKFLPGSQLPTVRQLAVQLKINANTVSRVYLELESEGVLASRQGKGTFVKERPEIDTNMKENTLNDLLDDLIIKVSALGFSSTELLKALEKKLKE, encoded by the coding sequence ATGCCCTTTAACCTCAATCCCGATAGTCGAATCCCGATTTACATTCAGCTTAAAGAAGCAATAAAACTTGCCATTGCTACTGGCAAATTTCTCCCAGGTTCACAGTTACCTACTGTTCGTCAACTTGCCGTGCAATTAAAAATAAATGCCAATACAGTTTCTAGGGTTTATTTAGAGTTGGAAAGCGAGGGGGTGCTGGCCTCAAGACAAGGTAAAGGAACTTTCGTTAAAGAACGGCCGGAAATTGATACAAATATGAAAGAAAACACTCTCAATGATCTTCTGGATGATCTAATTATCAAAGTATCTGCCCTGGGGTTTTCTTCTACTGAGCTGCTCAAAGCTCTAGAAAAAAAATTAAAGGAGTGA
- a CDS encoding helix-turn-helix domain-containing protein: MLNKRLKELREEKLLTQAELAEKLNISRGSVGNYEKDERMPDGEVLVKFADFFGVSTDYLLGRSDFKNYGQEYDFRRKLAPEFFDDLNRRCKDYESNPLIREINELMVSVDEKYSTIVSDIITGNIRFRKLALDSLDKLLNMVALTGEILKENEYDSDMDEYIKFLNKLKDTSLLTSDFGNIQADQTQIRACNRFFNEFISFYIYSIIDSEPITEITEE, encoded by the coding sequence ATGCTAAATAAAAGGTTAAAAGAACTCCGAGAGGAAAAACTATTAACTCAAGCAGAACTAGCAGAAAAACTGAATATAAGCCGCGGATCAGTGGGGAACTATGAAAAAGATGAACGTATGCCAGACGGAGAAGTTCTAGTTAAATTTGCTGATTTCTTTGGCGTATCTACTGACTACCTATTGGGGAGAAGTGATTTTAAAAATTATGGCCAGGAATATGATTTTCGGAGAAAGTTAGCACCAGAATTCTTCGATGATTTAAATAGAAGATGCAAAGACTATGAGTCAAATCCATTAATCCGTGAAATTAACGAACTAATGGTTTCCGTCGACGAAAAATATTCAACAATAGTAAGTGATATCATTACTGGAAACATTAGATTCCGTAAGCTTGCACTAGATTCTCTCGACAAACTTTTAAACATGGTAGCCTTAACTGGTGAAATTCTAAAGGAAAACGAATACGATTCGGACATGGACGAATACATTAAGTTTCTCAACAAATTAAAGGACACCTCACTTCTTACTTCCGATTTTGGTAATATTCAAGCAGATCAAACTCAAATTAGAGCTTGTAACAGATTCTTCAATGAATTTATCTCATTTTATATTTATTCGATAATTGATTCGGAACCAATAACTGAAATCACGGAGGAATAA
- a CDS encoding helix-turn-helix domain-containing protein, giving the protein MKILKVKSDKLCELRIKQGDTFSSLSKKAGVHYLVISRLESGVNTTRPANAVRIANALGVPFEELFEIVDKKAV; this is encoded by the coding sequence ATGAAAATATTAAAAGTTAAATCTGATAAACTCTGCGAGCTTCGTATAAAACAGGGAGATACATTCTCATCTTTATCAAAAAAAGCAGGAGTTCATTATTTAGTCATTTCAAGGCTTGAGAGTGGCGTCAATACCACAAGACCAGCTAATGCAGTTCGTATAGCTAATGCCTTGGGAGTTCCTTTTGAAGAGCTTTTTGAAATCGTTGATAAAAAGGCGGTGTAA
- a CDS encoding SPFH domain-containing protein, whose product MIDSNFTNVIPLRISSISIVLFIIIFTLGSVIGFFLHIPVIIIASFLVALLVSASVKVSRQWEKAIILRLGKFQRLSGPGLFFIIPIIDSVSSWVDQRIITTSFNAEQTLTKDTVPVDVDAVLFWMVWDAEKAALEVEKYKDAVTWAAQTALRDVIGRTQLAEMLAGRENIDEELRRIIDRRTEPWGVSVQSVEIRDVIIPKSLQDAMSREAQAERERKARVILGTAETEIATKFAEAAKAYENNPVALHLRAMNILYEGLKEKGALVVVPSTAVETMGLGTITGLASMAKYPPE is encoded by the coding sequence ATGATTGATAGTAATTTCACTAATGTAATCCCTCTGAGAATATCTTCAATTTCCATAGTCCTATTTATTATCATCTTCACATTAGGTTCAGTAATAGGATTTTTCCTCCATATACCGGTTATTATAATTGCATCTTTTCTTGTGGCTCTTCTGGTTTCGGCTTCAGTGAAAGTTTCCCGTCAATGGGAGAAAGCTATAATTTTACGCCTGGGTAAATTTCAAAGACTATCCGGACCGGGATTATTCTTTATCATCCCAATAATCGATTCTGTCTCAAGTTGGGTTGACCAGAGAATAATAACAACTTCATTTAACGCTGAACAAACATTGACTAAAGATACAGTCCCTGTTGATGTGGATGCTGTACTTTTCTGGATGGTATGGGATGCCGAAAAAGCTGCTTTGGAGGTAGAAAAATACAAAGATGCAGTAACATGGGCTGCCCAAACAGCTCTCAGGGATGTTATAGGCAGAACACAGCTTGCTGAAATGCTAGCGGGTAGGGAAAATATTGATGAAGAATTGAGAAGAATAATTGACCGTCGCACGGAACCTTGGGGAGTATCGGTACAATCGGTTGAAATTCGCGACGTGATTATTCCCAAGAGTCTCCAGGACGCTATGTCAAGGGAGGCTCAGGCTGAACGGGAACGTAAGGCCAGGGTCATTTTAGGAACGGCAGAAACGGAGATCGCTACCAAATTTGCCGAAGCCGCAAAAGCTTATGAGAATAATCCGGTGGCACTGCATCTTAGGGCTATGAATATACTCTACGAAGGGCTCAAAGAAAAGGGAGCTTTGGTTGTAGTACCCAGTACAGCAGTTGAAACCATGGGCTTGGGTACCATCACCGGACTTGCGTCGATGGCAAAATATCCGCCCGAGTAA
- a CDS encoding phospholipase D family protein: protein MKKLIIPLLLFVTLSLSGCSSLSTTASAQTSAVPQVEYYFTKAQQHPEKALESQINSAKSTLDIAIYSLTKKDIVESIITAKKRGVNVRIITDRTEAKTKAQGSELSLLKRAGIPIKENTHSGLMHMKVSIIDKSVLTTGSYNYTQNASTENDEVLVIIHDSGIAAKWTDEFQQMWDDKKNYQEI from the coding sequence ATGAAGAAACTCATTATCCCCTTACTACTCTTTGTCACCCTTTCACTTTCCGGCTGTTCATCATTATCCACAACGGCCAGCGCTCAAACTTCTGCTGTTCCTCAGGTGGAATATTACTTCACCAAAGCCCAGCAGCACCCTGAAAAGGCACTTGAATCGCAAATTAACTCTGCCAAATCCACTCTTGATATCGCCATTTATAGCCTGACTAAGAAAGATATTGTGGAGTCCATTATCACAGCTAAGAAACGCGGTGTTAATGTGCGGATCATTACCGACCGCACAGAAGCTAAAACAAAAGCTCAAGGAAGCGAATTATCATTACTTAAAAGAGCCGGTATTCCAATTAAGGAAAATACTCATTCGGGATTAATGCACATGAAAGTCTCTATTATTGATAAATCAGTCCTGACTACAGGATCATATAACTATACTCAAAATGCTTCGACGGAAAATGATGAGGTACTAGTTATTATCCATGATTCCGGTATCGCGGCGAAATGGACCGATGAATTTCAGCAGATGTGGGATGATAAAAAGAATTATCAAGAGATTTAA
- a CDS encoding MFS transporter: MSGIKFKRSLLAAITVLFWFAQYVYIPFLTPYLLSLSITATVVGIIVGAYGVTQLLLRIPLGIMTDIIGNHKIFIIIGAFLAGTSSIMIILFGSPIMLFVANALSGAASSTWISFTLLYSSYYSKEEGTKAIGLITSLQNIGILAAFLLGGVFEQFGIRSLFILSFVFGMTGFILSFFIKPETGGRTNVTAASLMKVMKNKKLLTVSLLGGFVWFLMFGTVYSFTTSTAKELGATGLQLGAIYVLFSVMNIIGAYSVSTEASSNLGEKNNIALGFVLLAAYCAGVAVAPDPIWFFPLQMIGGFGAGILTAILMAIAVRGFDADKKSTAMGFYQSIYSLGITFGPIVMGILVDHSSKIFSFSFMGIIALACSVFVLAMYKLSPLFREA, encoded by the coding sequence ATGTCTGGCATAAAGTTCAAAAGAAGTCTATTAGCCGCAATCACTGTCCTTTTTTGGTTTGCCCAGTATGTCTACATACCATTTCTTACTCCCTACTTGCTTTCCCTTTCAATTACGGCAACAGTTGTGGGAATAATAGTTGGAGCATACGGAGTTACCCAACTTCTTTTAAGGATTCCTTTGGGAATCATGACGGATATTATTGGCAATCACAAAATTTTTATAATTATAGGGGCTTTCTTAGCCGGCACATCTTCCATCATGATAATACTGTTTGGTTCACCTATCATGCTGTTTGTAGCTAACGCTCTATCGGGGGCTGCCTCGTCGACATGGATTTCATTTACGTTACTTTACTCTTCGTACTATAGCAAAGAGGAAGGTACGAAGGCTATTGGCCTTATCACCTCTTTGCAAAACATTGGTATTTTAGCTGCCTTTCTACTCGGTGGTGTGTTCGAACAGTTCGGTATCCGCTCCTTGTTTATTTTAAGTTTTGTCTTTGGCATGACCGGCTTCATCCTTTCTTTTTTTATTAAACCCGAGACTGGCGGCAGAACGAATGTTACTGCCGCCAGTCTTATGAAAGTAATGAAGAATAAGAAACTATTAACGGTCTCTCTTTTGGGCGGATTTGTTTGGTTTCTAATGTTTGGAACAGTATATTCTTTTACGACCAGCACTGCAAAAGAGCTAGGGGCGACAGGGCTTCAACTTGGCGCTATTTATGTTTTATTTAGCGTAATGAATATTATAGGCGCCTATTCCGTCAGTACAGAGGCTTCGAGCAACCTTGGCGAAAAGAATAATATAGCTTTGGGTTTTGTATTACTGGCAGCGTATTGTGCAGGAGTAGCTGTTGCTCCTGATCCTATCTGGTTCTTTCCGCTCCAAATGATCGGCGGTTTTGGCGCAGGGATACTAACAGCAATTTTAATGGCCATTGCTGTCAGAGGCTTTGACGCGGATAAAAAATCCACAGCTATGGGTTTTTATCAATCGATATACTCACTCGGTATTACGTTTGGTCCCATAGTTATGGGCATTTTGGTAGATCATTCATCTAAAATTTTCTCGTTTTCATTCATGGGTATAATCGCCCTGGCTTGTTCCGTCTTCGTGTTAGCTATGTACAAGCTTAGTCCCCTATTTAGAGAAGCCTAA
- a CDS encoding tyrosine-type recombinase/integrase, whose translation MASIKKRGENSYQITVSCGYDGTGKKIVKTKTITLESSLTAKQIDKEVQKQAVLFEKEVEDGTYLDGGKLTFAEFTERWIKDYAEKQLQPKTFLRYKDMLDSRILPAIGHIKLQKLQPNHLLQFYNNLEEDGIRLDIKYSVKPEFNELMKQRGLRIVDLSRSAKVGTETIRRIRSGSSITAKTAEKLCKTLNVKMDTLFIKEEVGHLSGQSIKHHHRLISSILTNAVQWQCILNNPAARVKPPKVEKTEASHFDEEMTEHMLTLLEEEPLKYKTMIYLAVYSGSRLGEVAGLEWSDVDFENNLLRICRASQYLPGKGTFTKSPKNDSSQRIITMPPLVMDLLKEYKAWQNEERLKCGDQWQDHDRLFTQWNGKPIFPSTPTIWFKDFRRKHDLPDVKFHGLRHTNASLLIGHGVDVQTVAKRLGHTKATTTTSVYSHFLRKPDTEAADKLQNLFSNKKDTSKQA comes from the coding sequence ATGGCATCCATCAAAAAACGAGGTGAAAACTCATACCAGATAACAGTTTCCTGCGGATATGATGGGACCGGTAAAAAAATAGTTAAGACTAAAACTATTACATTGGAATCAAGCCTAACTGCAAAACAAATAGATAAGGAAGTCCAAAAACAGGCGGTACTCTTTGAGAAAGAAGTCGAGGACGGAACTTATCTAGACGGAGGTAAATTGACCTTTGCTGAATTTACCGAACGTTGGATAAAGGATTATGCTGAAAAGCAACTGCAGCCAAAGACGTTTCTCAGATACAAAGATATGCTTGATTCTCGTATTCTCCCTGCCATAGGTCATATTAAGCTTCAAAAGCTGCAGCCTAATCATCTCTTACAGTTTTATAATAACCTAGAGGAAGACGGCATTAGACTGGACATTAAATACTCGGTTAAACCTGAATTTAACGAGTTGATGAAACAACGAGGATTAAGGATTGTGGACCTTAGCCGATCTGCAAAGGTAGGAACCGAAACTATAAGAAGAATACGCTCAGGATCCTCTATAACTGCTAAAACGGCAGAAAAATTATGTAAGACACTTAACGTTAAGATGGATACACTATTTATCAAAGAAGAAGTTGGTCATCTCTCTGGCCAAAGCATAAAGCATCATCATCGACTTATTAGCTCTATTCTAACCAATGCAGTACAGTGGCAGTGTATTCTTAATAATCCTGCCGCTCGAGTCAAGCCGCCAAAGGTTGAGAAAACAGAAGCGTCACACTTTGATGAGGAAATGACTGAACACATGTTAACTCTTCTCGAGGAGGAACCGCTCAAATATAAGACTATGATTTATTTAGCCGTTTACTCTGGCAGCCGCTTAGGTGAAGTCGCAGGCCTAGAATGGTCAGACGTTGATTTTGAGAATAACCTTTTACGGATATGTAGAGCATCACAATATTTGCCCGGCAAAGGAACTTTTACTAAATCCCCTAAAAATGATAGCAGCCAAAGAATTATTACTATGCCGCCGTTAGTTATGGATTTGCTGAAAGAATATAAAGCCTGGCAAAATGAAGAACGGTTAAAGTGTGGCGACCAGTGGCAGGATCACGACCGCTTGTTCACTCAATGGAATGGTAAGCCCATTTTTCCCTCTACTCCAACAATATGGTTTAAAGATTTCCGCCGAAAGCATGACCTACCAGACGTTAAATTTCATGGTCTAAGGCACACAAACGCCTCTCTATTGATTGGTCATGGCGTAGATGTACAAACAGTCGCTAAAAGACTTGGTCACACAAAAGCGACCACAACAACGAGCGTATATAGTCACTTTTTAAGAAAGCCAGACACTGAAGCGGCAGATAAACTACAAAACCTATTTAGCAACAAGAAAGATACATCGAAACAGGCATAA